Part of the Woronichinia naegeliana WA131 genome, TACAAAGTCATGGTCGCACGATTGGCATTATTTCCCATATTACGGAATTGCGTGATCACATGAATCTACGCTTAGATGTGATTAGTTCTCGTCTGGGTAGTCGTGTTAAAATTGTTGGTGTTTAAAGCTAACAGAAACAGATTAATTTTAGCGAATCCTAATTCATTTTTAGCCAGTTAAAAATTTGTTCAACCGTTAACTGTAAAGGAATATTTTCTAACATCGGTAAAGAGGTAATTCCTTCGCATAAAATAGGCTGTATTTGCGGACGAACCACTAAAATACTGAAATCATCGGGATCAATAAACCAACCTAATTTTGTGCCATGATCCAAACAATAAAGCAAGTTACCTAATACTTTGTTAGGGCGTTGATCGGGAGATAAAATTTCAATGACCCAATTGGGCGCGATATTAAAGTTATCAGGAATTTCTCCTCTGTCTGTAAAAGGAATGTTTTTCCAGCTAAAAATGGCCACATCAGGAACAATAGAGCGATCGCCAAAACTACAGCGTAATTCTGGAAAAGCATAGGCAATTTTAGCGGGTTCAGTGACTTGATTAATCGTGGCACATAATTGAGCTTGTAATCGGCTATGTCTTCCTTTCTGCATTGGTTTTTGGATAATATTGCCATTAATAAATTCACTGGCAGGTTTAGTTTCTGGTATTTGTAAAAATTCCGACAGTGTTAGCGGTTTAGGTTTTGTTTGTACCATTCATTTTCTCACAGGGATAAGGATTAAACGGGACTTTTAAATTATAAAGAATTTTTGAGTAAATAGTAGCTAAAATAAATTGATAAACGCCCAAACAATTCTTTTTCGGAAATCTTTACCATGAGCCTAACACCCGACCAACAACGTGCTGCCCAT contains:
- a CDS encoding Uma2 family endonuclease gives rise to the protein MVQTKPKPLTLSEFLQIPETKPASEFINGNIIQKPMQKGRHSRLQAQLCATINQVTEPAKIAYAFPELRCSFGDRSIVPDVAIFSWKNIPFTDRGEIPDNFNIAPNWVIEILSPDQRPNKVLGNLLYCLDHGTKLGWFIDPDDFSILVVRPQIQPILCEGITSLPMLENIPLQLTVEQIFNWLKMN